From the Streptomyces sp. NBC_00091 genome, the window CGGTCTCGACGAGGCGCGCCTTCAGGTAGGCGACGAGGGAGGCCGGGGTCGGCTGGTCGAAGATGAGGGTCGCGGGCAGCCGCAGGCCGGTGACGGCGCTGAGCCGGTTGCGCAGTTCCACGGCGGACAGGGAGTCGAAGCCGAGGTCCTTGAAGACCTGCGTCGGCTCCGGGGAGCCCGGTGCGCGGTGGCCGAGTACGGACGTGACCTCGGTGACCACCAGGTCGTGGAGGGTCCGCGTCTGCTGGGCTTCGGGCAGGCCGGCCAGCCGCTGTCCGAGGGAGGAGCCCCCGGTACGGGGCGCCGCGCCGGCGGTCGGCCGCAGCGGAGGTGCTGCGGCGAGTCCGCGCAGGACGGGCGACAAGGAGGGGCCGGTGGGAAGCGCCTTGAGGTCGAGGCGCATGGGGAACAGCACGGCCCGGTCGAGGGCGGGGGCGGTGTCGAGGAGGGCGAGGGCTTCCTCGGTGGCGAGGGGGGCCATGCCGCCGCGGTTGATGCGGTCGACGTCGGTGGCGTCGAGGCTGCCGGTCATGCCGCTGCGCTCGGCCCACAGACCCCAGGCGAGGGAGAGGCCCGGCAGGCCGAGGGAGCGCCGGTGCTGGGCGAGGGCGTCCAGGTAGGCGTTGGCGGCCGCGTAGTTGCCCTGGCCGGGAGCGCCCAGCAGGCCGGCGACGGAGGAGAAGAGGACGAACGCCGACAGGTCCAGGCCGGCGGTGAGTTCGTGGAGGTTGCGGGCGGCGTCCACCTTCGGGCGCAGCACCGTCTCGAGGCGTTGCGGGGTGAGGGACTCGATCACGCCGTCGTCCACCACTCCGGCCGTGTGGATGACGGCGGTGAGGGGGTGGGCGGCGGGGATCGTGGCCAGGAGGGCGGTCAGGGCCTCACGGTCGGCCGCGTCGCAGGCGGCGACGGTCGTGGCGGCGCCCAGTTCGGCCAGTTCGGCCACCAGGTCCTCGGCTCCGCCGGAGCGGCTGGCCAGGAGCAGGTGGCGGACGCCGTGCTGCGTCACCAGGTGGCGGGCCACCGCGCGGCCGAGGACACCCGTGCCGCCGGTGATCAGGACGGTGCCGCCCTCGGCGAAGGACAGGCCCTCGGAGGCCGGTGCGGCAGGGGTGCGGGTCAGGCGCGGGACGCGTACCGATCCCCCGCGCACCGCGAGCTGCGGCTCCGCGGACGTCAGATACGGGGCCGGGTCCGCGTTCTCGTCGAGGTCCAGGAGGTGGAAACGGCCCGGGTGTTCCGACTGCGCCGAGCGCACCAGGCCCCACACCGCCGCACCCGCCAGGTTACGGACCTCATCGCCCACGGCCCCACGGGTCACGAACACCAGCCGCTCCTCCCCCGCATCCGCGAGGGACTCCTGGAGGGCCCCGAGGACCCCGGCCACGGCCGCCCGGACACCGGCGGAGGTGTCCACCTCGCACACCGCGCCCGCGGGCACGGGCTCGCCTGCCGGGGCGGCCACCCAGTCCAGCGCGAACAGGGTGTCGGCGGTCCGGGTCAGCCCGCCCGGGGTCATCGGCCGCAGGGTGAGGGAGGCGATGGTGGCCACCGGGAGGCCGGCTTCGTCGGTGGCGGTCAGTGCGACCGCGTCCTCGCCGGCCGGGGTCAGCCGGACGCGCAGGGTGCGCGCGCCGGTGGCGTGCAGGGCGACCTCGCGCCAGGCGAACGGCAGTCGGGCCTCGCCGCTGGCGGGGAGCAGGCTGCCCGCGCCGGCCGCCTGGAGGGCGGCGTCGAGGAGGGCCGGGTGGAGGCCGAAGCGGCCCGCGGCCTCCTGCTGGTCGCGGTCGAGGCCGACCTCCGCGTACACCTCGTCGCCGAGCCGCCAGGCCGCGCGCAGACCCTGGAACGCGGGCCCGTAGGCGAATCCGGAGTCGGCCAGGCGGGTGTAGAAGGGGTCCAGGTCGACGGCCTCGGCTCCGGCGGGGGGCCAGGTCCCGCCGAGGCCGGGGTCGGTAGTGGTGGGGTCGGTGGCGGTGGGGGCGGCCGGGGCGAGCACGCCCTCGGCGTGCCGGGTCCAGGCGCCGTCCTCGTGGCGGGCGTACGCGGTGACCGTGCGCCGGCCGTCCGGGTCGGCGGGGCCGACGGCGAGCTGGACCTGGACGCCGCCCCGCTCGGGCAGCACCAGCGGGGCTTCCAGGGTCAGTTCCTCGAGCAGCCCGCAGCCGACCTGGTCGCCGGCCCGGACCGCGAGTTCCACGAAGGCGGTGCCGGGCAGCAGGACCGTGCCGGCCACCGCGTGGTCGGCCAGCCAGGGCTGCGCGGTCACCGACAGGCGGCCGGTGAACAGGAGGTCGTCGGAGGCGGCGACGGTCACCATCGCGCCGAGCAGGGGGTGGCCGGCCGGGTCCAGGCCGGCCGAGGTCACGTCGCCGGCCCCGCCGGCGCCCTGCAGCCAGTACCGCTCGCGCTGGAAGGCGTACGTGGGCAGGTCGACCCGCCGGGCGCCGGGGAACAGGGCGTCCCAGTCCACCGCGACGCCCTGGGTGTGGGCCTCGGCGAGGGCCCTGGTGAAGGCGGCCGGCTCCGGCTGGTCGCGGCGCAGGGCGGTGCTCCAGCGGATGTCGGTGTCCTCGTCGAGGCAGTTCTGCCCCATGGCGGTGAGGACTCCGTCGGGGCCGAGTTCCACGAAGGTGGTGACGCCGTGGTCCGCGAGGGTGCGGACGCCGTCGTGGAAGCGGACCGTCTGGCGGACGTGGCGCACCCAGTACTCGGGCGAGCCGAGTTCTTCGGCGGTGGCGATGCGGCCGGTCACGTTGGAGACGACGGGGATGGCGGGCGGGTGGAAGGCCAGTCGGGCGACGACCGCGCGGAACCGGTCGAGCATCGGTTCCATCAGCAGGGAGTGGAAGGCGTGGCTGACCTTGAGCCGCTTGGTGCGGTGGCCGGCGGCGGCGAGGTGCGCGGCGGTGTCCAGTACGGCGGTTTCGGTACCGGAGATGACCACGGACTGCGGTCCGTTGACGGCGGCGATGTCGACGCCGGGGGTGAGGAGTGCGCGGACCTCTTCCTCGGGTGCCTCGACGGCGACCATGGCGCCGCCCTCGGGCAGGGACTGCATGAGCCGGCCGCGGGCGGCGACGAGCGCGGCCGCGTCGGCGAGCGGGAGCATGCCCGACACGTGTGCGGCGACCAGTTCGCCCACCGAGTGGCCGAGGAGGAAGTCGGGGCGCAGGCCGTGGCTCTCGGCGAGGCGGAAGAGGGCCACTTCGAGGGCGAAGAGGCCGGCCTGGGTGTACTCGGTGCGGCCGAGGAGCGGGGAGCCGTCGAAGACGACGTCCCGTACGGGGGTGTCGAAGTAGCGGTCGAGGTGGGCGCAGGCCTGGTCGAAGGCCTCGGCGAAGACGGGGTACGCGGCGTGCAGCTCCCGTCCCATGCCGGGCCGTTGGGCGCCCTGGCCGGTGAAGAGGAACGCCGTGCGGGGGTCGGGGCGGGCCGTGCCGTGGACGAGGTTCTCGGCGGTCGCGCCGTCGGACAGGGCCCGCAGGCCCTCGCGGAGCTCGTCGGCGGTGGCGCCGAGGACCACGGCGCGGTGGCCGAGGGCGGCGCGGGCGGTGGCGAGGGTGTGGCCGGTGTCGGCGAGGGGGGCGCCGGCGGTGGTGTGGTCCAGGAGGCTGCGGGCCTGGGCGCGCAGCGCTTCGGGGCTGCGGGCCGAGAGGGGCCAGGCCACGACCGGGGGGAGCGGGGCAGGGGCGGCCTCCGGCTCCCCGTCGGGGGTGTGCGGCTCGGGCTGTTCGAGGATCAGGTGGGCGTTGGTGCCGCTGATGCCGAAGGAGGACACGGCGGCGCGGCGGGGCGCTCCGGTCCGCGGCCAGTCGGTGTTCTCGGTGAGCAGGGAGACCGCTCCGGCGTTCCAGTCGACGTGCGGGGTGGGCTCGTCGACGTGGAGGGTCTTGGGGAGGACGCCGTGGCGCATCGCCTCGACCATCTTGATGACGCCGGCGACGCCCGCGGCGGCCTGGGTGTGGCCGAGGTTGGACTTGACGGAGCCCAGCAGCAGCGGCCGGTCGTCGGGGGTGCGGTCCTGGCCGTAGGTGGCGAGCAGGGCCTGGGCCTCGATGGGGTCGCCGAGGGTGGTGCCGGTGCCGTGGGCTTCCACGGCGTCGACCTCCCGGGCGGTGAGGCGGGCCTGTTCCAGGGCCTGGCGGATGACGCGCTGCTGTGAGGGGCCGTTGGGGACGGTGAGGCCGCTGCTGGCGCCGTCTTGGTTGACGGCGGAGCCGCGGATGACGGCGAGGACGGGGTGGCCGTGGCGGCGGGCGTCGGAGAGCTTCTCCAGCAGGAGGAGGCCCGCGCCCTCGCCCCAGCCGGTTCCGTCGGCGGCGGCGGCGAAGGGCTTGCAGCGGCCGTCGGGGGCCAGGCCGCGCTGCTGGCTGAAGTCGACGAACAGGTCGGGGTTGGCCATGACGGTGACCCCGCCGGCCAGGGCCATCGTGCATTCGCCCTGGCGCAGGGCCTGGGCGGCCAGGTGGAGGGCGACGAGGGAGGAGGAGCAGGCCGTGTCGATGGTGACGGCGGGGCCCTCCAGGCCGAGGACGTAGGAGACGCGGCCGGAGGCGACGCTGCCGGCGTTGCCGCTGCCGAGGTACACCTCGACGCCTTCGGGCAGGTCGCGGGGGCCGGTGGCGTAGTCGTGGTGCATGACGCCGGCGAAGACGCCGGTGCGGCTGCCGCGCAGCGAGGTGGGGTCGAGGCCGGCGCGTTCGAAGGCCTCCCAGGCGGTTTCCAGGAGGAGCCGCTGCTGGGGGTCCATGGCGAGGGCCTCGCGCGGGGAGATCCCGAAGAAGGCGGCGTCGAACTCGGCGGCGCCTTCCAGGAAGCCGCCGTCGCGGACGTAGCTGGTGCCCTGGTGGTCGGGGTCGGGGTGGTAGACGGCGTCGAGGTCCCAGCCGCGGTCGGCCGGGAAGCCGGCCACGGCGTCGCGGCCGTCGGCGACGAGCCGCCACAGCTCCTCGGGGGAGCGGACGCCGCCGGGGTAGCGGCAGCTCATCGACACGATCGCGACCGGTTCGGGCTCCTCGGCGGACCGCAGCCGTTCCCGGGTCTGGTGGAGTTCGGCCGTCATCCACCGGAGGTGGTCGAGCATCTTTTCTTCGTTTGTCATGACGTACCGAAACTCCCGTTGATCAGGTCGAAGAGGCTGTCCCCGGCGGCGGACCGGGCGGGGTTGCCGTCAGCGTCGCGACTGCCCCACGTACTGCTCGGCGAAGTCGGTCGCCGCGGCAGTGGAGCCCGTCAGGTGGTCGAAGCGCGCCCGGCGCAGGCCCCGGTCGAAGGGTGTGCCGCCCGGTCCGGTGTGCAGCAGTTCGGTCATCCACCGTGAGAACTCCTGGCCGAGCCAGGCCCGGCGCAGGGCGGTGGCCGAGTACGCGTCGAGGGCGGCCCGCCGCCCGGTGGCGTACCAGACGGCGAGGGCTCCGGCGAGGAGTTCGGCGTCGGCGACGGCCAGGTTCAGTCCCTTCGCGGCGCTGGGCGGGACGATGTGTGCCGCGTCGCCGAGGAGGAAGAGCCGCCCGTGCTGCATGGGTTCGCAGATGAAGCTGCGCAGCGGGACGAGGGTGCGTTCCAGTACGGGGCCGGTGGGCAGGGCTCCGCTGCCGCCCGTGAGGCGCAGGTCGAGCTCGGCCCAGATCTCCTCGTCGGAGCGGGTGTCGGCGCTCTCGCCGGGCGGGACCTGGAGGTAGAGGCGGCTGACGGTGCTCGAGCGCATGCTCTGGAGGGCGAAGCCGCGCTCGCCCGTGGCGTAGACGAGTTCGGGGGACATCGGCGGGGCGGCGGCGAGGATGCCCAGCCAGGCGTAGGGGTAGGTGTGGGTGCTGGTGGTGAGGGAGGCGGCGGGCACGGCGGTGCGGCTGACGCCGTGGAAGCCGTCGCAGCCGGCGACGAACTCGCAGGTGATCTCGGCGGGGCGGCCGTCGAGGGTGCAGGTGACGGTCGCGCCGTCGCCGGCGAGCCGGTCGACGCGGACGTCGTCGACGTCGAAGTGGAGCGCTCCGCCGGCGGTGGTGCGGGCGGCTATGAGGTCCTTGACGACCTCCTGCTGTCCGTACATCCACACGGATTCGCCGGTGAGTTTGGTGAAGGGCAGGCGGTAGGTGTCCCCTTCGAGGCGCAGCTCGAAGCCTTCGTGGACCAGGCCCTCCCGGTCGAGCCGTCCGGCGACGCCGGCCCGGCGCAGGGCTTCGACGGTGCCCTGTTCCAGGAGGCCGGCGCGGACGCGGCGTTCGACGTGGTCGCGGCCGCGGCGTTCGAGGACGACGCAGTCGATGCCGTTCAGTTCGAGGAGCCGCGCCAGCAGCAGGCCGGCGGGGCCGGCGCCGATGACGCACACCGGGGTGTGGATCCGCAGGGGGGCCGGGGTCACGGGCTCACCGTTCCGGCCGGGTCGACGTGGACGGTGGCGGTGAGGGGGAGGTCCTGGGAGGAGCGGCCCACGGAGACGGTGCGCGGGCCGGCGGCGACGGTCCAGGCGGCGGTGTCGGTGTTCCAGTACTCGAAGCGGCGGGCGTCGAGGACGATCTCCACGACGGTGGACGCTCCGGGCTCCAGGTGGGCGGTGGCGTAGCCGGCCAGGGCCTTGGGGGCCTGGGGGGCGGTGACGTCGGGGCTGCTGCCGAGGTAGACCTGGACGGTTTCGCGGCCGGCCCGTTCGCCGGTGTTGCGCAGGGTGCAGGAGACCTTCAGTTCGCTGCCCTGGCCGGTGAGGCGGAGGTCCTCGTAGCCGAAGGTGGTGTAGCTGAGGCCGTGGCCGAAGGGGAACAGGGGGGCGACGGCGTGCTCGTCGTGCCAGCGGTAGCCGACGAAGATGCCTTCCTGGTACTCGACGCGGCCGTCGACGCCGGGGTAGCGCAGGGGGTCTCCGGCGACCGAGGTGTGGTCGGCGTCCACGGGGAAGCTCTGGGTGAGCTTGCCGCTGGGGTTGGCGTCGCCGAACAGGAGGGCGTCGGTGGCCTCGGCGCCCATCTCGCCGGGGTACCAGACGTCCAGGACGGCGGCGACGTCCTCCAGCCAGGGCATCGTCGGGGAGGAGCCGGTGTTGAGGACGACCACGGTGTTGGGGTTGGCCTTGGCGACGGCGGTGATCAGGGCGTCCTGGAGGCCGGGCAGGGCGAGGGCGGGGCGGTCGATGAGCTCGGCGAGCTCGTCGTAGGCGAAGACGACCGCGGCTCGTGCGCCGCGTGCGGCCTCGACGGC encodes:
- a CDS encoding 4-hydroxybenzoate 3-monooxygenase; protein product: MTPAPLRIHTPVCVIGAGPAGLLLARLLELNGIDCVVLERRGRDHVERRVRAGLLEQGTVEALRRAGVAGRLDREGLVHEGFELRLEGDTYRLPFTKLTGESVWMYGQQEVVKDLIAARTTAGGALHFDVDDVRVDRLAGDGATVTCTLDGRPAEITCEFVAGCDGFHGVSRTAVPAASLTTSTHTYPYAWLGILAAAPPMSPELVYATGERGFALQSMRSSTVSRLYLQVPPGESADTRSDEEIWAELDLRLTGGSGALPTGPVLERTLVPLRSFICEPMQHGRLFLLGDAAHIVPPSAAKGLNLAVADAELLAGALAVWYATGRRAALDAYSATALRRAWLGQEFSRWMTELLHTGPGGTPFDRGLRRARFDHLTGSTAAATDFAEQYVGQSRR